Proteins encoded by one window of bacterium:
- the tssE gene encoding type VI secretion system baseplate subunit TssE — protein MADERLLERIKNMERNPDFRIERDMTRKIFSIINHLQRLLNTHQGSTLIAEDYGIPDITNTHGESITEISRRIERTLQEVIMKYEPRLANVKVSTISHEDDILSLRFKLEAVLATDKSTPVVLETVVSSEGKVNISSQ, from the coding sequence ATGGCTGACGAACGTCTGCTGGAACGAATCAAGAACATGGAGCGGAATCCGGATTTCCGAATCGAGCGGGATATGACCCGCAAGATATTTTCCATAATAAACCATCTGCAGCGGCTGTTGAATACCCATCAGGGAAGCACATTGATTGCGGAAGATTATGGAATACCGGATATAACGAATACCCACGGGGAAAGCATTACCGAAATTTCCAGAAGGATCGAACGGACCCTGCAGGAAGTTATCATGAAGTACGAACCGCGTCTGGCGAATGTCAAGGTTTCGACCATTTCGCATGAAGACGACATTTTATCGCTTCGTTTCAAGCTTGAAGCAGTTCTCGCCACCGATAAATCGACTCCTGTGGTCCTCGAAACAGTCGTCAGCTCCGAAGGAAAAGTCAATATCTCTTCGCAATAG
- a CDS encoding type VI secretion system baseplate subunit TssK, with product QVLARCRKLEEYKSPREMQTSGFDSTYIVYLFALRSLNRYVPLLFHVTESEHAHPWVVYGIIRQLIGELSTFTDRIDSLGRLMDGTPLLPKYNHDDLRSCFEEAQTLIGELLSSITIGPENIIHLIRKDDHFKAQIPVESFESRNIFYLVVMTAEKQSKVLDVMKHIAKVSSFEQMPTLVGRALPGISLEYSLIPPPGLPTRPNALYFKLDQSHSQWVEIQKSQNICLYWQKAPKDTKAEIIVLRK from the coding sequence AACAGGTTCTTGCGCGCTGCCGTAAGCTCGAGGAATACAAAAGCCCGAGGGAAATGCAGACATCCGGGTTCGATTCAACCTATATTGTCTACCTTTTTGCGCTGCGATCTCTGAACAGGTATGTTCCCCTGCTTTTTCATGTCACCGAGAGTGAACATGCTCATCCCTGGGTTGTCTATGGCATTATCAGGCAGCTTATCGGCGAGCTGAGCACTTTTACCGACCGGATCGACTCGCTGGGGCGATTGATGGATGGAACGCCTCTTCTTCCAAAATACAACCATGATGATTTGCGGTCGTGCTTTGAGGAGGCGCAGACGCTTATCGGCGAGCTTCTGAGTTCCATCACCATCGGCCCGGAAAATATCATTCATCTTATCAGGAAAGATGACCATTTCAAGGCCCAGATACCGGTAGAATCCTTCGAGAGCAGGAATATATTTTACCTGGTCGTCATGACCGCGGAGAAACAGAGCAAGGTGCTTGATGTGATGAAACACATCGCCAAGGTCAGCAGTTTCGAGCAGATGCCAACACTGGTCGGAAGGGCGCTGCCCGGTATTTCCCTTGAATACAGCCTGATTCCGCCGCCGGGACTTCCTACCCGTCCCAATGCATTATACTTTAAGCTCGACCAGAGTCATTCCCAGTGGGTCGAGATACAGAAGAGTCAGAATATCTGCCTTTACTGGCAGAAGGCGCCGAAAGATACGAAAGCGGAAATTATCGTATTGCGGAAATAG
- the tssB gene encoding type VI secretion system contractile sheath small subunit, which yields MAKEGSVAPKERVNIVYRPATGDAQQEVELPLKVLVMGDFTMRADSTPLEDRKPVNIDKDNFNDVLKGQDVKLETVVDDTLSGQEDAKLSVNLDFKSMKDFEPDAIIQKVPELKKLVELREALKALKGPLGNVPDFRKKIQELVQDEGARARLLKELGIEG from the coding sequence ATGGCGAAAGAAGGTTCTGTCGCCCCGAAGGAACGTGTTAATATTGTATACCGTCCGGCAACCGGCGATGCGCAGCAAGAGGTCGAGCTCCCTCTGAAAGTACTCGTTATGGGTGATTTCACGATGCGGGCGGACAGTACGCCTCTCGAAGACCGTAAACCTGTCAATATCGACAAGGATAACTTCAATGATGTGCTGAAGGGGCAGGATGTCAAGCTCGAGACTGTCGTTGATGACACCCTGTCTGGCCAGGAGGACGCGAAACTGTCGGTTAATCTCGATTTCAAGAGCATGAAAGACTTCGAGCCGGATGCCATTATTCAGAAAGTCCCCGAACTGAAGAAGCTTGTCGAACTACGTGAAGCACTCAAGGCGTTGAAAGGGCCGCTTGGAAATGTGCCTGATTTCAGGAAGAAGATACAGGAGCTGGTCCAGGATGAAGGCGCAAGAGCACGTCTCTTAAAAGAACTTGGAATTGAAGGATAA
- a CDS encoding DotU family type IV/VI secretion system protein produces the protein MRLVDCYFELFYYTLFINSLNFSQLTYNNVIKHYNDLFSRSLMTARNAGFSQGEWGKGLFAVSAWIDETILCSGWSGRNQWQRYPLQMCFFKTTMAGEEFFSRLFRLGSHEKNTLEVYYFCLALGFKGQYFDPKYAGKLKELKQAIMSKFSVKDKLTFSKVFFPEAYSETYLTRKGKKGPFGLSLITLLLSILPPIVFFVLLYVFKNSLMNMIIQYL, from the coding sequence ATGCGACTTGTCGACTGTTATTTTGAACTTTTCTACTATACGCTTTTTATCAACAGCCTGAATTTCAGCCAGCTTACCTATAACAATGTCATAAAACACTATAATGACTTGTTTTCACGTTCGCTTATGACAGCACGGAATGCCGGTTTTTCGCAGGGCGAATGGGGGAAAGGACTTTTTGCCGTAAGCGCCTGGATTGATGAAACGATCCTGTGTTCCGGATGGTCGGGAAGGAATCAGTGGCAGCGGTATCCGTTACAGATGTGTTTTTTTAAGACAACCATGGCGGGTGAAGAGTTTTTTTCCAGACTTTTCAGGCTTGGGTCTCATGAAAAAAACACCTTGGAAGTCTATTATTTCTGCCTTGCCCTGGGTTTCAAAGGACAGTACTTCGACCCGAAATACGCCGGAAAGCTCAAAGAACTGAAACAGGCGATCATGAGTAAATTCTCCGTAAAGGATAAACTCACTTTCTCAAAAGTCTTTTTCCCGGAAGCATATTCGGAAACATACCTGACCAGAAAAGGAAAGAAGGGACCGTTCGGTTTATCTCTCATCACCCTGTTACTCAGCATACTGCCGCCGATTGTATTTTTCGTTTTATTGTATGTCTTCAAAAATTCCCTGATGAATATGATTATCCAATACTTATAA
- the tssA gene encoding type VI secretion system protein TssA yields the protein MELAELGKQPIPGANPVGEDARFEPEFEELDGELGKLSSPTASGAVDWAKVVSLSTKILAEKSKNLTVATYLCIGLMQTEKLSGLAGGVHVLRDMIENFWENMYPPVKRMRGRVNAFVWWHERIDARIPEFTAETWPKEKKEAFTGDLSFIDSFLSEKTEDAPVLRSMIEHITGLIDIEPEPAPAPAGTEPTAEPTAAGAEAPAGTPPAKPAAKPAPAPASPPEGADADGDKLLRQGFDILGRASTLLLKKEPISIVPFRLNRISIWLPVQKLPPATDGQTMIPPPEEQVISSLKSLYQSRNWRELMLASEGLVRQYPFWFDLSRFVAESLEQLRYSPIGETVARETADFTKRLPGIEKMAFSDGTPFADDETKEWLKAAAQSGGGSGSFSSAGSGIEQLVENEIAEAQKLIMDNKMNAALGTFIGKVNQASSVRERLLWKIGLCKLLSRVKKPQLVVPYIQEILSIIDEYKIERWEPVLAVEGLTLALSGLRLQGEKKDDELIEKVLNRISALDPARAIELL from the coding sequence ATGGAATTAGCTGAACTGGGTAAACAACCTATACCCGGCGCAAACCCCGTCGGAGAAGATGCTCGTTTCGAGCCGGAGTTCGAGGAGCTGGATGGCGAGCTGGGGAAGCTTTCTTCGCCGACCGCATCGGGAGCGGTCGATTGGGCGAAGGTGGTAAGCCTTTCGACAAAGATATTGGCCGAAAAATCGAAAAATTTAACCGTTGCCACATACCTTTGTATCGGTCTTATGCAGACGGAAAAGTTAAGCGGGCTTGCCGGCGGGGTTCATGTACTGAGGGATATGATCGAGAATTTCTGGGAGAACATGTATCCTCCGGTAAAGCGCATGAGGGGGAGGGTGAACGCCTTTGTGTGGTGGCATGAGCGGATAGATGCCAGAATACCCGAATTCACCGCCGAAACATGGCCGAAGGAAAAAAAGGAAGCTTTCACCGGTGATCTCTCCTTTATCGATTCCTTTCTCAGTGAAAAAACCGAGGATGCGCCTGTTCTGAGGAGCATGATTGAACATATTACCGGATTGATAGATATTGAGCCGGAACCTGCGCCTGCGCCTGCCGGAACAGAGCCCACCGCAGAGCCCACCGCAGCGGGCGCCGAAGCCCCCGCCGGAACACCACCCGCAAAGCCTGCGGCTAAACCTGCGCCTGCTCCCGCATCCCCGCCCGAGGGCGCCGATGCGGATGGGGATAAACTCCTGAGGCAGGGTTTCGATATCCTCGGGAGAGCATCGACGCTCCTGCTGAAGAAGGAGCCGATAAGTATCGTTCCGTTTCGCCTCAACCGTATCAGTATCTGGCTGCCTGTCCAGAAGTTGCCGCCTGCTACCGACGGTCAGACCATGATACCCCCGCCGGAAGAACAGGTGATTTCTTCGCTGAAAAGTCTCTACCAGTCCAGAAACTGGCGTGAACTCATGCTCGCGTCGGAAGGGCTCGTCCGCCAGTATCCCTTCTGGTTTGATCTCAGCAGGTTTGTCGCCGAGTCGCTCGAACAGTTACGGTATTCCCCTATCGGCGAGACGGTGGCCCGTGAGACGGCGGATTTCACGAAACGGCTGCCCGGAATTGAAAAGATGGCCTTTTCCGATGGTACTCCGTTTGCCGATGATGAAACGAAGGAGTGGCTGAAAGCGGCGGCCCAGTCAGGCGGTGGAAGCGGCTCTTTCTCGTCCGCGGGATCGGGGATCGAGCAGCTCGTCGAGAACGAGATCGCCGAAGCGCAAAAACTGATTATGGATAATAAGATGAATGCAGCCCTGGGCACTTTTATCGGCAAGGTCAATCAGGCATCGTCCGTCCGTGAACGGTTATTATGGAAAATCGGTTTATGCAAGCTGCTCTCGCGTGTCAAAAAACCGCAGCTCGTCGTTCCCTATATTCAGGAGATTCTCAGTATAATCGACGAGTACAAAATCGAGCGGTGGGAACCTGTGCTTGCAGTGGAGGGACTCACCCTCGCGCTGTCAGGATTGCGGCTCCAGGGTGAAAAAAAGGATGATGAGCTGATCGAGAAGGTGTTGAATCGTATTTCGGCCCTTGATCCGGCGAGGGCTATTGAACTATTGTAA
- a CDS encoding Hcp family type VI secretion system effector → MAMTSYLTLTGNNQGPIQGDCTQAGREGTILVYDVQHEIEIPRDTHTGLPTGQRIHHPLIITKHFDKSSPSLMQACTSGERFSEVVLQFYHITPTGAEEHYYTIKLENAIIVRMKDYKPMTFLPENKPYHDMEEIHFTYSKIIWTAVVDGVEAEDDWQTPKV, encoded by the coding sequence ATGGCAATGACATCTTACTTGACATTGACCGGCAACAACCAGGGACCTATTCAGGGAGATTGCACCCAGGCGGGCCGCGAGGGAACGATACTTGTATACGATGTGCAGCATGAGATTGAAATCCCGCGCGATACCCATACCGGTCTTCCGACAGGCCAGCGTATACATCATCCTCTCATTATCACCAAGCACTTCGATAAAAGTTCTCCCAGTCTCATGCAGGCCTGTACCAGCGGCGAGCGGTTCTCGGAAGTGGTTTTACAGTTTTACCATATAACTCCCACCGGAGCCGAGGAACATTACTACACGATCAAGCTGGAAAATGCCATCATTGTCAGAATGAAAGATTACAAACCCATGACATTTCTTCCTGAAAACAAACCGTATCATGACATGGAAGAAATTCATTTCACCTACTCGAAAATCATATGGACCGCAGTTGTTGACGGGGTTGAAGCCGAGGACGATTGGCAGACACCCAAAGTATAA
- the tssG gene encoding type VI secretion system baseplate subunit TssG produces the protein MAGEDRRQTPAIKTKLLKEGERFTFTQALRLLRYIISRENGGISGYDEISRRIRVRPYLSLDFPESDITGIEKLPGDDPLYRVTATFLGLYGASSPLPTFYTEDLLYEQSDDVTITRDFIDIFNFPAFSLFFKCWKKYRLFYTIVDEPDADVVQRLYCLIGLEGDQLRRKVDDAAGMLRYIGLLTQFPRCAEGLRSLLIDSVNEPSISIDQCVPRVTAIPEDQRCSVGKSGHRLGENSYLGFEIADRMGKFRILAGPLDSGSFHRFLPDRPAFRKMIRMTRFYLDQPLACDFELRIDSDDIETARLGSETWSQLGWNTWIFSEKFCSGTLSVTLPERAH, from the coding sequence GTGGCCGGCGAGGATAGGAGACAGACCCCTGCTATAAAAACGAAGCTCCTCAAAGAAGGGGAGCGTTTTACTTTTACCCAGGCGCTTCGGCTGCTGCGGTACATCATCAGCAGGGAGAACGGCGGTATCAGCGGTTATGATGAAATCAGCCGCAGAATCCGTGTCCGCCCCTATCTGAGTCTCGATTTTCCCGAATCGGATATCACGGGGATAGAGAAGCTTCCCGGAGATGATCCGCTATACCGGGTAACCGCGACGTTTCTGGGTCTCTACGGCGCATCTTCCCCGCTTCCGACTTTTTATACGGAAGATTTATTGTATGAACAGTCGGATGATGTGACGATAACCCGTGATTTCATCGATATTTTCAATTTCCCGGCTTTCAGCCTGTTTTTCAAGTGCTGGAAAAAATACCGGCTCTTTTACACGATAGTCGATGAGCCGGATGCGGATGTGGTACAGCGTCTGTACTGTCTGATCGGCCTGGAAGGTGATCAGCTCAGACGAAAAGTCGATGATGCCGCGGGCATGCTCCGGTATATCGGGCTCCTGACACAATTTCCACGGTGCGCAGAGGGTTTGCGCTCATTGCTCATCGACAGTGTAAACGAGCCGAGCATCAGTATCGATCAGTGTGTCCCGCGGGTGACCGCCATTCCGGAAGATCAGCGCTGCTCTGTCGGAAAATCGGGGCACCGGCTTGGCGAAAACAGTTATCTCGGTTTCGAGATCGCCGACCGTATGGGAAAGTTCAGGATTCTGGCGGGTCCGCTGGACAGCGGCTCTTTTCACCGTTTTTTGCCGGACAGGCCCGCGTTTCGGAAAATGATACGCATGACACGGTTCTACCTCGATCAGCCGCTGGCCTGTGATTTCGAGTTACGAATCGATAGCGATGACATTGAGACTGCAAGGCTCGGTTCGGAAACCTGGTCGCAGCTCGGGTGGAACACCTGGATATTTTCGGAGAAGTTTTGTTCGGGGACGCTTTCGGTGACATTGCCGGAACGTGCTCATTGA
- the tssC gene encoding type VI secretion system contractile sheath large subunit: MADEEKQAQAAPEAQAAAGEGTLLDEILQATKLRPSDEAYAVTKQGVQAFIDELMKPGRESVRISAGLVDEMIANIDQKMSRQMDAILHNDEFKKLESAWRSLKFLVDKTDFRENTKIEILNVNKQDLFDDFEDAPEIVKSGLYKTAYTAEYGQFGGKPYGLMVGNYEFGPGAQDIKLLQHLASVSTMSHAPFVASAGPQFFGLEEFNGLPNLKDLKSIFEMPQYTKWQGFRESEDARNIGLTLPHFLLRVPYGQDTIPAKSFNYKEEASTGNKAYLWGNAAFAFASRITDSFAKYRMSSNIIGPQGGGAVEDLPVYNFESMGELQTKIPTEVLISERKEYELAEEGFIALTMRKGSDNAAFFSANSCQKAKNFGNTAEGKQAELNYKLGTQLPYNFVVSRLAHYLKVLQRENIGSWKTRVDLETELNKWISQYVSDQENPSPGVRSRRPLRKAQIEVSDVEGEPGWYRVSMKVQPHFKYMGASFTLSLVGKLDKS; the protein is encoded by the coding sequence ATGGCTGATGAGGAAAAACAGGCCCAGGCAGCGCCCGAGGCACAAGCTGCCGCAGGAGAGGGAACACTCCTTGATGAAATTCTGCAGGCGACCAAGCTGCGGCCCTCTGATGAGGCCTATGCAGTCACCAAGCAGGGCGTCCAGGCTTTCATCGACGAACTGATGAAACCCGGCCGTGAATCGGTACGGATTTCAGCCGGTCTTGTGGACGAGATGATCGCAAACATCGACCAGAAAATGAGCAGGCAGATGGATGCGATTCTGCATAATGACGAATTCAAGAAGCTCGAATCGGCCTGGCGGTCACTGAAATTCCTGGTTGACAAGACCGATTTCAGGGAGAATACGAAAATCGAGATTCTCAATGTCAACAAGCAGGATCTGTTCGATGATTTCGAGGATGCGCCTGAAATTGTCAAATCAGGGCTGTACAAAACCGCCTATACTGCCGAATACGGTCAGTTCGGCGGCAAGCCTTACGGGCTCATGGTCGGGAATTACGAGTTCGGGCCGGGCGCTCAGGACATCAAGCTGCTCCAGCATCTTGCGAGCGTTTCGACGATGTCTCATGCGCCGTTTGTGGCGTCCGCAGGCCCGCAGTTTTTCGGGCTTGAGGAATTCAACGGTCTTCCGAATCTGAAAGACCTTAAATCGATCTTTGAAATGCCCCAGTATACGAAATGGCAGGGATTCCGCGAGTCCGAAGATGCCAGAAATATCGGTCTGACGCTCCCGCATTTCCTGCTCCGTGTACCTTACGGTCAGGATACCATTCCGGCAAAGAGCTTCAACTACAAGGAAGAAGCCTCCACCGGGAATAAAGCGTATCTCTGGGGAAATGCTGCGTTCGCGTTTGCGTCGAGGATTACCGACAGCTTTGCGAAATATCGGATGAGCTCGAATATTATCGGACCCCAGGGCGGTGGAGCCGTTGAAGACCTGCCGGTCTACAATTTCGAGTCGATGGGAGAGCTGCAGACGAAAATCCCGACCGAAGTGCTCATTTCCGAGCGGAAAGAGTACGAGCTTGCCGAGGAAGGCTTCATAGCGCTCACCATGAGGAAGGGAAGCGATAATGCAGCATTCTTCTCCGCGAATTCGTGCCAGAAGGCAAAGAACTTCGGTAATACCGCTGAAGGCAAACAGGCAGAGCTGAACTATAAGCTGGGCACTCAGCTGCCGTATAATTTCGTGGTCAGCCGGCTTGCCCATTATCTGAAAGTTCTCCAGCGCGAAAATATCGGAAGCTGGAAGACACGGGTCGATCTGGAGACAGAATTGAACAAGTGGATTTCCCAATATGTCTCCGATCAGGAAAATCCGTCGCCCGGTGTCCGAAGCCGTCGGCCGCTGAGGAAGGCCCAGATCGAAGTATCGGATGTCGAGGGTGAACCCGGCTGGTACCGTGTTTCCATGAAGGTGCAGCCTCATTTCAAGTATATGGGCGCATCCTTTACTCTTTCGCTTGTCGGTAAACTTGACAAGTCGTAA
- the tssF gene encoding type VI secretion system baseplate subunit TssF produces MFNRYYQQELQNLRELAREFSKAHPAVAPMLSGTTSDPDVERLLEGVAFLTGLLDQKLENDFPEIIHGLMDIIFPHYLRPIPSTSIVMFSPKASLKESITVRKGTSLASIPVEGTECIFRTCFETEVHPLSLVSADLVQLPEKPDSIRLVFELNGLSLSGWEPKRLGFFLGESYTQATELYLLLTRFVKRIVLRPVSGGQECEIPPECLVPTGLEMNNSLIPYPSHSFQGYRLIFEYFLLPQKFLFLELRGWDRWRNRGDGSRFEVWFELKPSSFSTPSVQPGNFLFFVTPVVNLFSDDSDQFALDHRLEKVRVRPPTKNRDHYRVFSVDRVVGYEQGTVTPKQYSPLELFSYEEHDSSVYQVIHDRSPIDDTPEYYLSFTYPPEGPEPKPETLNLTLTYTNGVLPERLQHGDISVQTSDSPGLLNFRNIIPPTPTIEPMLGKNTLWKFLSHMSLNFLSVADVTNIKNLLNLYIFPGETNKTKTAANEKRINGIDDLKVTPSERLEKGMFIRGQKIEMSVKQDHFASLGDLYLFASVMDLFFGVYSSINSFTQFELKDSISGETFLWPARIGDRPLL; encoded by the coding sequence GTGTTCAACAGATATTATCAGCAGGAGCTCCAGAATCTCAGGGAACTGGCCCGCGAGTTTTCGAAAGCTCATCCGGCGGTTGCCCCCATGCTCAGCGGAACGACTTCCGATCCCGATGTGGAACGGCTCCTTGAGGGAGTCGCATTTCTGACGGGACTTCTGGATCAGAAGCTCGAAAATGATTTCCCCGAAATCATTCACGGCTTGATGGATATTATTTTTCCGCACTACCTGAGACCGATCCCCTCCACATCGATCGTCATGTTTTCCCCCAAAGCGAGTCTCAAAGAGAGCATCACTGTCAGGAAAGGCACTTCGCTGGCGTCCATTCCGGTCGAAGGTACAGAATGCATATTCAGAACCTGCTTCGAGACCGAGGTACATCCCCTCTCTCTGGTGTCGGCCGACCTGGTGCAGCTGCCTGAAAAACCGGACAGTATCCGACTCGTATTCGAGCTGAACGGCCTGTCGCTTTCGGGCTGGGAGCCCAAACGCCTCGGCTTCTTTCTCGGTGAGAGCTACACACAGGCCACCGAGCTGTATCTGCTCCTGACACGGTTTGTGAAAAGGATCGTTCTCAGGCCGGTTTCGGGCGGCCAGGAGTGTGAAATACCTCCCGAATGCCTCGTCCCGACCGGTCTGGAGATGAACAACAGCCTTATTCCCTATCCATCCCATTCATTTCAGGGATACAGGTTGATCTTCGAATATTTTCTTCTACCGCAGAAATTTCTGTTTCTGGAGCTTCGGGGATGGGACCGGTGGCGCAACAGGGGCGATGGGTCACGATTTGAAGTATGGTTTGAGCTGAAGCCGTCATCGTTTTCCACTCCATCGGTACAGCCGGGTAATTTTCTCTTTTTCGTAACGCCCGTGGTCAATCTTTTTTCCGACGATTCCGATCAGTTTGCCCTCGACCATCGGCTGGAAAAAGTTCGTGTCCGTCCCCCCACGAAGAACAGGGATCACTATCGCGTGTTCAGTGTTGACAGGGTTGTTGGATATGAACAGGGTACGGTGACTCCCAAACAATATTCTCCTCTGGAGCTTTTTTCATACGAAGAGCATGATTCCTCAGTCTATCAGGTTATCCACGACAGATCGCCGATTGACGACACGCCCGAATACTATCTTTCGTTTACCTATCCCCCGGAGGGGCCGGAACCGAAGCCGGAGACGCTCAACCTGACGCTCACCTATACGAACGGAGTCCTGCCGGAACGCCTTCAACACGGCGATATTTCCGTCCAGACTTCCGATTCTCCCGGTCTGCTGAATTTCAGAAATATCATTCCGCCTACTCCGACAATAGAGCCGATGCTCGGTAAAAACACGCTCTGGAAATTCCTGTCGCATATGTCATTGAATTTTCTTTCGGTTGCGGATGTCACCAACATAAAGAACCTGTTGAATCTCTACATCTTCCCCGGTGAGACCAACAAGACGAAAACAGCCGCCAACGAAAAAAGGATAAACGGCATCGATGATCTGAAGGTCACCCCCTCGGAGCGTCTGGAAAAAGGGATGTTCATCCGGGGGCAAAAAATCGAGATGAGCGTAAAGCAGGATCATTTCGCGAGTCTTGGAGATCTCTATTTGTTTGCATCCGTCATGGATTTGTTTTTCGGAGTTTACAGTTCCATTAATTCGTTCACCCAATTCGAACTAAAAGACAGTATATCGGGAGAGACATTCCTGTGGCCGGCGAGGATAGGAGACAGACCCCTGCTATAA